In Lotus japonicus ecotype B-129 chromosome 5, LjGifu_v1.2, one genomic interval encodes:
- the LOC130720871 gene encoding NADH-ubiquinone oxidoreductase chain 1: protein MAFVQRRKGPDVVGSFGLLQPLADGLKLILKEPISPSSANFSLFRMAPVATFMLSLVARAVVPFDYGMVLSDSNIGLLYLFAISSLGVYGIITAGWSSN, encoded by the coding sequence ATGGCTTTTGTGCAACGTCGAAAGGGTCCTGATGTAGTGGGATCGTTCGGATTGTTACAACCTCTAGCAGATGGTTTGAAATTGATTCTAAAAGAACCTATTTCACCAAGTAGTGCTAATTTCTCCCTTTTTAGAATGGCTCCAGTGGCTACATTTATGTTAAGTCTGGTCGCTCGGGCCGTTGTACCTTTTGATTATGGTATGGTATTGTCAGATTCGAACATAGGGCTACTTTATTTGTTTGCCATATCTTCGTTAGGTGTTTATGGAATTATTACAGCAGGTTGGTCTAGTAATTAG
- the LOC130719389 gene encoding uncharacterized protein LOC130719389 yields MSVSARLSRSDPPDEKLNSALLLSRRTYPPRDSWNFYGFASFSFGYAGTTSPLTTNQQTSSGWSCPGRSEQQGTPRRRFSSWAAVSRSRGRSAPCPRIWVICSQKFLLQSDLAGERSQFAAENKTASERTFVRFFSTKHGSLRMTVGRWLPKETPIRSAPQLGGIYLIPITRRGSP; encoded by the exons ATGAGTGTGTCGGCAAGGCTTTCCAG ATCAGATCCACCAGACGAGAAACTCAATTCCGCACTGCTGCTGAGTCGTCGGACTTATCCACCAAGGGATTCGTGGAATTTCTATGGATT CGCCTCCTTTTCTTTTGGGTATGCAGGTACTACGAGTCCTCTCACTACCAACCAGCAGACATCATCTGGCTGGTCTTGCC CGGGGAGATCGGAGCAACAAGGAACGCCTAGACGACGTTTTTCTTCCTGGGCTGCAGTAAGCAGATCGAGAGGTCGTTCCGCCCCTTGTCCCCGAATATGGGTTATATGTTCTCAAAAATTCTTGCTCCAATCTGACCTAGCTGGCGAGCGATCCCAGTTCGCGGCAGAGAACAAGACAGCAAGCGAGCGTACCTTTGTTCGCTTCTTCTCCACCAAGCACGGAAGTTTAAGGATGACTGTAGGTCGGTGGCTACCTAAGGAAACTCCGATTCGATCCGCCCCCCAGCTGGGAGGCATCTACCTCATCCCGATCACAAGGAGAGGTTCACCATGA
- the LOC130719390 gene encoding uncharacterized mitochondrial protein AtMg01410 has product MDDQTAPLIRLVPSKTCFSYDLKSATDRWPPVFMFETLALLFDRSFASSVVNTTLGTNLFEVPFVKRALSQVSFVTGQPLVPYGYWPLFAFTHHVLVWWAAEQVRPGILFDRYAILGDDVLITDPLVAEQYRLGLQRLGVKISTHKSLISSTGAVEFAKEFLVKDMRVNLSPVSMKGMMTPLLLAPDVSTLCKFCPYSIFVCAFSL; this is encoded by the coding sequence ATGGATGATCAAACAGCACCTCTCATTCGTTTAGTTCCTAGTAAAACATGTTTCAGCTATGACCTCAAGAGTGCTACCGATAGGTGGCCTCCTGTGTTTATGTTTGAAACGCTTGCGCTATTGTTTGACAGGTCATTTGCTTCAAGTGTTGTGAATACAACATTAGGGACGAATCTATTTGAGGTACCCTTCGTTAAGAGGGCTCTGTCTCAAGTCTCCTTTGTGACCGGTCAACCGTTAGTCCCTTATGGTTATTGGCCTTTGTTCGCGTTCACCCATCATGTTTTGGTGTGGTGGGCTGCGGAACAGGTTAGACCTGGGATCCTGTTCGACAGGTATGCTATATTAGGTGATGATGTTCTCATCACCGATCCACTTGTGGCGGAACAGTACCGGCTAGGCTTACAACGGCTTGGTGTGAAGATATCCACACACAAGTCTTTGATATCCTCAACTGGTGCTGTAGAGTTTGCCAAAGAATTTCTGGTCAAGGATATGAGGGTTAACCTCTCTCCTGTGTCCATGAAAGGAATGATGACACCAttacttttggcccctgatgtttcaactttgtgcaaattctgcccctactctatttttg